The following coding sequences lie in one Polynucleobacter necessarius genomic window:
- a CDS encoding UDP-N-acetylmuramoyl-tripeptide--D-alanyl-D-alanine ligase, with product MTPMTTLAQVCAMLPTSSLVNISMEAAKEVSITRVGTDSRQIDTGELFVALVGERFDAHDFLSDVTYSGASAALVSNISKCPKDFPAVCVDDTRTSLGELAKTWRRQFDIPLAVVTGSNGKTTVKEMIAGIFKAAVGEGHALVTQGNLNNDIGLPLTVLKLRSSDHLAVVELGMNHPGETAILADIAKPTIALINNAQREHQEFMATVSAVAQEHADVIRALPQEGIAVFPADSEFTPVWREAAAKRVVMDFALASEKNNVAASVKGQLLSNGCVELSTDSGSIEIKLNTLGSHNVRNALAASAVGLAAGISLEKIKQGLESFTPVNGRMQSKNITSNYTLIDDSYNANPDSVRAAIDALKQSGNISWLILGDMGEVGNQGPEFHREVGAYAAEQGVAKLFALGEQCQFAIHGFDDANKANSVQAIHFSDMDSLIAQLRNAVYAQSTCSNQHLNILVKGSRFMRMERVVQALLEEAKTCS from the coding sequence ATGACCCCCATGACAACACTTGCTCAAGTATGTGCCATGCTACCTACAAGTAGTTTGGTGAATATTTCTATGGAGGCCGCAAAGGAAGTTTCCATTACAAGAGTTGGTACCGATAGTCGTCAGATAGACACGGGGGAGTTATTTGTTGCCTTAGTTGGTGAGCGATTTGATGCACATGATTTTTTATCGGATGTAACTTATTCAGGTGCAAGTGCAGCTTTAGTCAGTAACATTAGTAAATGTCCAAAAGATTTTCCTGCAGTTTGTGTGGACGATACAAGAACTAGTTTAGGTGAGTTAGCAAAAACCTGGCGTAGGCAATTTGACATACCGCTTGCAGTAGTAACTGGTAGCAATGGCAAGACAACAGTAAAAGAAATGATCGCTGGGATATTTAAGGCGGCAGTAGGCGAAGGTCATGCCTTAGTTACTCAAGGCAATTTAAATAATGACATTGGTTTACCGCTAACTGTATTAAAGCTACGCTCGAGCGATCATCTTGCTGTAGTTGAGCTGGGCATGAATCATCCGGGTGAAACAGCAATATTGGCAGATATTGCAAAACCAACTATTGCATTAATTAATAATGCCCAACGTGAGCACCAAGAGTTTATGGCAACAGTATCTGCGGTTGCGCAAGAACATGCAGATGTGATTCGCGCCTTGCCACAAGAGGGCATTGCTGTATTCCCAGCAGATTCAGAATTCACACCTGTTTGGCGTGAAGCCGCTGCTAAACGTGTTGTGATGGATTTTGCTTTAGCCTCTGAGAAAAATAATGTGGCTGCTTCAGTAAAGGGCCAATTATTAAGTAATGGATGCGTAGAACTATCGACAGATAGCGGCTCTATAGAAATTAAGCTCAATACTTTAGGCAGTCATAACGTTCGCAATGCGCTGGCTGCTAGCGCAGTTGGCTTAGCTGCGGGCATCAGTTTAGAAAAAATTAAACAGGGCCTGGAATCATTTACTCCGGTGAATGGTCGCATGCAGTCTAAAAATATCACCTCCAATTACACACTCATTGATGACAGCTATAACGCAAATCCTGATTCAGTCAGGGCGGCAATTGATGCATTAAAGCAATCTGGAAATATTTCTTGGCTCATTCTGGGAGATATGGGTGAGGTTGGCAATCAGGGCCCTGAGTTCCATCGTGAAGTGGGTGCATATGCTGCCGAGCAAGGCGTTGCTAAATTATTTGCATTAGGCGAGCAATGCCAATTTGCAATTCATGGTTTCGATGACGCAAATAAAGCGAATTCTGTGCAGGCGATTCATTTTTCGGATATGGATAGCTTGATTGCGCAGTTACGCAATGCCGTATATGCCCAGTCAACTTGCAGCAATCAGCATCTCAATATTTTAGTTAAAGGTTCACGTTTTATGCGCATGGAGCGTGTGGTGCAAGCCTTATTAGAGGAGGCTAAAACATGCTCTTAA
- the mraY gene encoding phospho-N-acetylmuramoyl-pentapeptide-transferase has protein sequence MLLILAQWLQEDFGFFRVFNYITFRAVMATVTALLIGLAAGPWVIRKLSELKMGQAVRTDGPQTHLVKSGTPTMGGVLILIGIFVSCMLWADLSNRFIWIVMIVTFGFGAVGWVDDYRKVVRKDPKGMASREKFFWQTLIGLFAAIYLAFSVSEVNNLKVLQLFYEWLKSGFALDLPAKTNLLLPFMKEVSYPLGMMGFIILSYLVIVGSSNAVNLTDGLDGLVIMPVILVGAALGAFAYVMGNAIYAKYLLSPYIPGAGELMIFCGAMGGAGLAFLWYNTHPAQVFMGDVGALALGGALGTIAVIVRQEIVLFVMGGIFVAETVSVMMQVVWFKFTKKHFGEGRRIFRMAPLHHHFELGGWKETQVVVRFWIITILLVLIGLSSLKLR, from the coding sequence ATGCTCTTAATTTTGGCTCAGTGGTTGCAAGAAGATTTTGGATTCTTCCGAGTTTTCAACTACATCACCTTTAGAGCGGTGATGGCAACGGTAACCGCATTACTAATTGGTTTAGCCGCTGGTCCTTGGGTGATTCGTAAGTTATCAGAATTAAAGATGGGGCAGGCTGTTCGTACAGATGGGCCGCAAACTCACCTGGTGAAATCTGGAACGCCTACGATGGGTGGTGTATTGATTTTGATTGGTATTTTTGTCTCTTGCATGTTGTGGGCTGATTTAAGTAATCGCTTTATCTGGATTGTGATGATCGTGACATTTGGATTTGGAGCGGTAGGTTGGGTTGATGACTATCGGAAGGTAGTTCGCAAAGATCCCAAAGGTATGGCTTCAAGAGAGAAATTCTTTTGGCAAACCTTGATTGGATTGTTTGCTGCGATTTATTTGGCCTTCTCTGTTTCTGAGGTTAATAACCTCAAGGTATTGCAATTATTTTATGAATGGCTTAAGAGTGGATTTGCATTAGATCTGCCAGCAAAGACAAACTTACTGCTGCCATTTATGAAAGAGGTGAGCTACCCCTTGGGAATGATGGGCTTCATCATTTTGAGTTACTTAGTCATTGTGGGAAGTAGTAATGCTGTAAACCTAACTGATGGACTTGATGGCCTGGTCATCATGCCGGTCATTTTGGTAGGTGCTGCATTGGGTGCATTTGCCTATGTCATGGGTAATGCTATTTATGCCAAATATCTATTATCTCCCTACATTCCTGGGGCTGGTGAACTCATGATCTTCTGTGGTGCGATGGGTGGTGCCGGGTTGGCATTCCTTTGGTACAACACCCACCCTGCACAAGTGTTTATGGGTGATGTCGGTGCGCTCGCTTTAGGTGGCGCTCTTGGAACGATTGCTGTGATTGTTCGTCAAGAAATTGTGCTGTTTGTGATGGGTGGAATCTTTGTTGCTGAAACTGTTTCAGTCATGATGCAGGTCGTTTGGTTTAAGTTCACCAAAAAGCATTTCGGAGAAGGACGCCGCATTTTCCGTATGGCGCCTTTACATCACCATTTTGAATTGGGTGGTTGGAAAGAGACGCAAGTGGTTGTGCGCTTTTGGATTATCACCATCTTATTGGTATTGATTGGTTTGTCTAGCTTGAAATTACGGTGA
- the murD gene encoding UDP-N-acetylmuramoyl-L-alanine--D-glutamate ligase produces MRNLENTFANPDAVANPGYQAPHRFLIMGLGESGVAMVKWCLRNGAAVRLVDTRDQSKFTERQLAWLEELRVAGLSDIQFGPLEDELLTDIDVIGISPGLSPIQEPTESFLIKARKARIDVWSEIEFFARAIAALSRMAQATESSYASTVLAVTGTNGKTTTTALTGQLCERAGKKVAVAGNISPAALDKLMSCLDGADQIEDMPEIWVLELSSFQLVHTYSLNATAAAVLNITQDHLDWHGDMSAYAQAKSQIFGSNTICILNRDDALVVNLIPEDQKVDRSIVTFGSSRPDEQGAFGIEHDLRAGGIDWLVWAELAEELDSTSKRRRKSAVIEESEPLRLKRLIPADALRIRGRHNALNALAALALARSADLPMNVLLHGLRDYHGEPHRVQSIAIHNDVEYVDDSKGTNVGATVAALNGLGSNEADKRIWLIAGGDGKGQDFSPLREPALRFVKGVFLIGKDGEKIAEVIGKDIPCTISGDLPSAVQAAAAQAVSGDLVLLSPACASLDQFHDYKERAQVFTSEVEELGMRFEGVRV; encoded by the coding sequence ATGCGTAATTTAGAAAACACTTTCGCCAATCCAGATGCAGTAGCTAATCCTGGCTATCAGGCCCCGCATCGCTTTTTGATTATGGGTCTGGGTGAGTCTGGTGTTGCCATGGTCAAATGGTGCTTGCGCAATGGCGCTGCAGTCCGTTTGGTCGATACCCGTGATCAATCTAAATTTACTGAGCGTCAATTAGCGTGGCTTGAAGAGTTACGTGTTGCAGGACTGAGCGATATTCAGTTTGGGCCCTTAGAAGATGAATTGCTAACTGATATTGATGTTATCGGAATTAGCCCTGGTTTATCACCAATTCAAGAGCCAACCGAATCATTCTTGATTAAAGCGCGCAAGGCACGCATTGATGTTTGGAGCGAAATCGAATTTTTTGCCCGCGCTATTGCAGCATTAAGTCGCATGGCTCAGGCAACTGAATCAAGCTATGCATCTACAGTGCTCGCGGTTACTGGTACTAATGGCAAAACTACTACAACTGCTTTAACGGGCCAATTATGCGAGCGTGCTGGCAAGAAGGTGGCGGTTGCTGGAAATATTAGTCCAGCTGCACTGGATAAATTGATGAGCTGTCTTGATGGCGCTGATCAAATTGAAGATATGCCAGAGATCTGGGTATTAGAGCTATCAAGCTTCCAGTTGGTACACACCTATTCATTAAATGCAACTGCTGCTGCGGTGCTGAATATTACGCAAGACCATTTAGATTGGCATGGCGATATGTCTGCCTATGCACAAGCAAAATCTCAAATATTTGGTTCTAATACGATTTGCATCCTTAATCGCGATGATGCCTTGGTGGTGAATCTCATTCCCGAAGATCAAAAAGTGGATAGATCTATTGTGACCTTTGGGTCAAGTAGGCCAGATGAGCAGGGTGCTTTTGGTATAGAGCATGATTTACGCGCCGGTGGGATTGATTGGCTGGTATGGGCTGAATTAGCTGAAGAGCTTGACTCAACATCTAAGCGCCGCCGTAAGTCTGCCGTGATTGAGGAGTCTGAGCCACTACGATTAAAGCGTTTGATTCCGGCTGATGCGCTTCGTATTCGTGGTCGTCACAATGCCTTGAATGCCCTGGCTGCTTTGGCTTTAGCGCGTTCCGCCGATTTGCCAATGAATGTGTTGTTACACGGTTTACGTGATTACCATGGTGAGCCACATCGAGTACAGAGTATCGCTATTCATAATGATGTGGAGTATGTAGACGACAGCAAGGGTACTAATGTTGGCGCAACAGTTGCAGCACTAAATGGGCTGGGAAGTAATGAGGCTGATAAGCGAATTTGGCTGATCGCTGGAGGCGATGGTAAAGGTCAAGATTTCAGCCCACTTCGCGAGCCAGCTTTGCGCTTTGTAAAGGGTGTTTTTTTAATCGGCAAAGATGGAGAAAAAATTGCTGAAGTGATCGGAAAAGATATTCCATGCACTATCAGTGGTGATTTGCCTTCAGCAGTTCAGGCTGCGGCTGCTCAAGCGGTTTCTGGCGATTTAGTTTTGCTCTCGCCAGCGTGTGCCAGCTTAGATCAGTTCCATGACTACAAAGAGCGCGCTCAAGTATTTACGTCTGAAGTTGAAGAACTGGGAATGCGCTTCGAAGGGGTTCGGGTATGA
- the ftsW gene encoding putative lipid II flippase FtsW — translation MNLKEKIFPENSLGLDRFWNFSRGGIDNFRSGLRDAVTGVEQTRSRMMEYDQLLVWAVLSLALIGLVMVYSASITLADGPKYANYSSNFFLIRHLISLAIAIVVGIWAFKIPTKVWDRYSPVVFGFAVLLLIAVLIPGIGKGVNGAKRWIPLGLMNFQPSELMKFAAVIFAASYTVQRQDYLHSFAKGMLPMGIAVALVGGLLMKEPDMGAFVVVALIAFGILFLGGINAKLFGGLIAVGLLSGAAMIALSPFRRGRMLAFMDPWQVDNAANKGYQLTHSLMAFGRGEWFGTGLGGSVEKLHYLPEAHTDFIMAVIGEELGFVGVVVMIFLFYWIVRRAFMIGRTALQLDRSFAGLAAKGVALWIGWQAFINMGVNLGLLPTKGLTLPLVSYGGSGILMNAVAVAMLLRIDYENRILMRGGKL, via the coding sequence ATGAATTTAAAAGAAAAAATATTCCCGGAAAACAGCTTAGGGTTAGACCGCTTCTGGAATTTCTCTAGAGGAGGCATTGATAATTTCCGAAGTGGTTTAAGAGATGCCGTTACTGGAGTCGAACAAACGCGCTCGCGAATGATGGAATACGACCAATTATTGGTTTGGGCAGTGCTGTCTTTGGCTTTAATTGGTTTGGTGATGGTGTATTCCGCATCTATTACTTTGGCTGATGGTCCAAAGTACGCTAATTACAGCAGCAACTTTTTCTTAATACGCCATTTGATTTCTCTGGCAATTGCAATTGTCGTGGGCATTTGGGCATTTAAGATTCCCACTAAAGTTTGGGATCGTTATTCGCCGGTGGTCTTTGGCTTTGCAGTTCTATTGCTCATCGCCGTGTTGATTCCTGGTATTGGCAAGGGAGTGAACGGTGCAAAACGTTGGATCCCTCTGGGCTTGATGAACTTTCAGCCATCTGAGCTAATGAAATTTGCTGCAGTGATCTTTGCAGCAAGTTATACGGTTCAGCGTCAAGACTACTTGCACTCATTTGCAAAAGGAATGTTGCCAATGGGTATCGCAGTTGCACTAGTAGGCGGTCTCTTAATGAAAGAGCCTGATATGGGCGCGTTTGTAGTGGTTGCCTTAATTGCATTTGGCATTTTGTTTTTAGGCGGTATCAATGCAAAATTATTTGGAGGCTTGATCGCAGTTGGATTGCTTAGTGGAGCTGCGATGATTGCTCTCTCTCCATTCCGTCGCGGCCGGATGTTAGCTTTTATGGATCCTTGGCAAGTAGATAACGCTGCAAATAAGGGTTACCAACTTACTCATTCATTAATGGCCTTTGGTCGCGGCGAATGGTTTGGCACCGGCTTAGGTGGGAGTGTCGAGAAGCTTCATTACCTACCTGAAGCACATACTGACTTCATCATGGCGGTGATCGGTGAAGAGCTTGGCTTTGTTGGTGTAGTGGTGATGATCTTCTTGTTCTATTGGATCGTACGTCGTGCCTTCATGATTGGCCGTACTGCACTTCAGTTGGATCGAAGCTTTGCTGGTCTTGCTGCAAAAGGTGTGGCGCTTTGGATCGGCTGGCAGGCCTTTATCAACATGGGTGTGAACTTAGGTTTGTTGCCAACAAAAGGTTTAACTTTGCCTTTAGTAAGCTATGGCGGCTCTGGCATTTTGATGAATGCAGTTGCTGTTGCAATGTTGCTTCGAATTGATTACGAAAATCGTATTTTGATGCGCGGAGGGAAGTTGTGA
- the murG gene encoding undecaprenyldiphospho-muramoylpentapeptide beta-N-acetylglucosaminyltransferase, which produces MTKPSILVMAGGTGGHIFPGLAVAEYLRICSWNVSWLGNQNGMEYRLVKACDFPFESVEFGGLRGKGIKAKLMLPVNLARACFQSWRIMRRLKPSVVLGMGGYITFPGGLVTKLLKRPLVLHESNSVAGSANRALAKIAMRTLTGFPDTMEKAEWVGNPIRQEFEVMKSPALRYEERQGPLSILVVGGSLGAAALNENIPAALALIPINERPKVIHQAGEKHLADLERRYADLGVQADIRPFIDDMPTAYAQADLVICRSGAMTISELAACGVASCLIPFPYAIDDHQTANAKFLSDAKAAVLLPQQYLNAQDLALLIQNFNRVDLKEMAIRAHALAKPHATQRVAEVCADCAGVGV; this is translated from the coding sequence GTGACAAAACCCTCAATTTTGGTGATGGCTGGTGGTACTGGCGGGCATATTTTCCCAGGGCTTGCTGTTGCTGAATATTTGCGGATCTGCAGTTGGAATGTCTCTTGGTTGGGCAACCAAAATGGTATGGAATATCGATTGGTTAAAGCTTGTGATTTTCCATTTGAGTCAGTCGAGTTTGGCGGACTGCGTGGAAAAGGAATCAAAGCTAAGCTCATGCTGCCGGTAAATTTAGCTCGTGCATGTTTCCAGAGCTGGAGGATTATGCGTCGCTTAAAACCTAGCGTTGTTCTTGGTATGGGTGGGTACATTACATTCCCAGGCGGTTTAGTGACAAAGTTATTAAAACGTCCACTGGTCTTGCATGAATCTAATTCTGTGGCTGGTAGCGCGAATCGTGCCTTAGCGAAGATTGCGATGCGCACACTGACTGGCTTTCCAGATACGATGGAAAAAGCAGAGTGGGTTGGTAACCCTATACGTCAAGAGTTTGAGGTAATGAAGTCGCCTGCACTTCGCTATGAAGAACGTCAGGGCCCGCTCTCTATTTTGGTTGTTGGTGGCAGCTTGGGTGCAGCAGCACTTAACGAAAATATACCCGCAGCCTTAGCCCTCATCCCCATTAATGAACGTCCTAAAGTCATACATCAAGCAGGTGAAAAACACTTAGCTGATTTAGAGCGGCGCTATGCTGATTTAGGGGTACAGGCTGATATTCGTCCTTTTATTGACGATATGCCAACAGCATATGCTCAGGCAGATTTAGTAATTTGCCGTTCTGGCGCTATGACTATTTCAGAGTTAGCGGCGTGTGGTGTTGCCTCTTGCCTGATTCCGTTCCCTTATGCGATTGATGATCATCAAACGGCAAATGCGAAATTTTTATCGGATGCGAAAGCTGCTGTATTGCTACCTCAGCAATATCTGAATGCTCAGGATCTAGCTTTGCTGATTCAAAATTTTAATCGTGTAGATTTAAAAGAGATGGCTATTCGTGCTCATGCCTTAGCAAAGCCTCATGCTACTCAACGTGTTGCAGAAGTATGCGCAGATTGTGCGGGGGTGGGCGTATGA
- the murC gene encoding UDP-N-acetylmuramate--L-alanine ligase has product MKHIVQQIHFIGIGGAGMSGIAEVLLNLGYQVSGSDLAESVATKRLKDLGAVIHIGHDAKNIGTAEAVVISTAVAGNNPEVLAARAAKIPVIQRAVMLGELMRLKQGIAIAGTHGKTTTTSLVASVLAEGGLDPTFVIGGKLNSAGANARLGRGDFIVVEADESDASFLQLFPAMEVVTNIDADHMDTYQHDMARLKQAFVQFIQRMPFYGVAVLCIDDANVRDIIPFVSQPVLRYGLSDDADIRASNVRADGTRMHFIVERRTVRRHGNKPGPLDVTLNLPGLHNVRNALAAIGIATELGVGDKAIVKALSGFGGVGRRFQRYGDIPLAAGGSFTLIDDYGHHPVEMAATLAAARGAFPDRRFVLAFQPHRFTRTRDCFGEFVQVLRNFDALVLTEVYPAGEAKIPGADGKSLMKAAIAEDKSAKFLLNSNAVLFASNVAEMQEKLSQVLKDGDVLITMGAGSISALPHTLSEANNV; this is encoded by the coding sequence ATGAAGCATATAGTTCAGCAAATTCACTTTATTGGTATTGGTGGTGCCGGTATGAGCGGCATTGCTGAGGTGCTTCTCAACTTGGGATACCAGGTTTCTGGCTCTGATCTTGCTGAAAGTGTTGCTACCAAGCGTCTCAAAGATTTAGGTGCGGTGATTCATATTGGCCATGATGCCAAAAATATTGGTACTGCTGAGGCTGTGGTGATTTCTACTGCGGTCGCTGGAAATAATCCTGAGGTATTAGCTGCTCGAGCAGCAAAAATTCCCGTGATTCAGCGTGCAGTCATGTTGGGCGAGTTAATGCGTTTAAAGCAGGGTATTGCGATTGCTGGAACACACGGCAAGACCACCACCACTAGTTTGGTCGCATCTGTATTGGCGGAAGGTGGGTTGGATCCAACTTTTGTCATTGGCGGCAAGCTCAATTCTGCTGGCGCTAATGCTCGTTTAGGTCGCGGCGATTTTATTGTGGTTGAAGCAGATGAATCCGACGCTTCTTTCCTGCAGTTATTCCCAGCGATGGAGGTGGTTACCAATATTGATGCTGATCATATGGATACCTATCAGCACGATATGGCGAGACTAAAACAGGCATTTGTGCAGTTCATTCAACGAATGCCTTTTTATGGCGTAGCAGTTTTATGTATTGATGATGCCAATGTGAGAGATATTATTCCCTTTGTATCTCAACCTGTATTGCGCTACGGTTTATCTGATGATGCGGATATCCGTGCAAGCAATGTTCGTGCTGATGGAACACGTATGCACTTTATAGTGGAGCGTCGCACTGTTCGTCGCCATGGAAATAAGCCTGGCCCGCTCGATGTAACTCTCAATTTACCTGGCCTACACAATGTTCGCAATGCTTTAGCGGCAATTGGCATCGCAACTGAATTAGGTGTTGGTGACAAGGCCATTGTGAAAGCATTGTCTGGATTTGGCGGTGTTGGCCGACGTTTCCAGCGTTATGGAGACATTCCTCTCGCGGCCGGTGGCAGTTTTACTTTGATTGATGATTATGGTCATCACCCAGTAGAGATGGCTGCTACTTTAGCTGCTGCACGGGGGGCTTTTCCAGATCGGCGTTTTGTTCTCGCATTTCAGCCTCATCGCTTTACAAGAACCCGCGATTGTTTTGGTGAGTTTGTGCAAGTCCTTAGAAACTTTGATGCTCTCGTGTTGACCGAAGTATATCCAGCTGGAGAAGCAAAAATTCCAGGGGCTGATGGCAAGAGTTTGATGAAAGCGGCGATAGCTGAAGACAAGTCAGCAAAGTTTTTGCTTAACTCTAACGCAGTGCTGTTTGCATCAAATGTAGCTGAAATGCAAGAAAAGTTAAGTCAAGTATTAAAAGATGGGGATGTATTGATTACGATGGGCGCTGGTTCCATATCTGCTTTGCCTCACACTTTATCGGAGGCGAATAATGTTTAA